A genomic region of Capnocytophaga canimorsus contains the following coding sequences:
- a CDS encoding BRO-N domain-containing protein, giving the protein MENNIKIFEQKKVRSQWDEQQEKWWFSIVDVIEVLTGTDRPRKYWSDLKAKLKKEGSELSEKIGQLKMLSSDGKYYKTDVADTEQLLRLIQSVPSPKAEPFKLWLAQVGSERLDEMQDPEISIDRALQQYLQLGYSENWINQRLKSIEIRKELTDEWKKRGVKEGQQFATLTDIITKTWSGKTTKEYKVLKGLKKENLRDNMTNTELILNMLAEASTKDISQVTQPETFEQNIAVAQQGGNVAKVAREELEARTGKKVVSSASAKKMLQNKNNSNNK; this is encoded by the coding sequence ATGGAAAATAACATAAAAATATTTGAACAGAAAAAAGTGCGTTCGCAGTGGGACGAGCAACAAGAAAAATGGTGGTTTTCCATCGTTGATGTGATTGAGGTTTTAACGGGAACCGACAGACCTCGAAAGTATTGGAGCGACTTAAAAGCCAAACTTAAAAAGGAGGGAAGTGAGTTGTCCGAAAAAATCGGACAACTGAAAATGCTTTCTTCTGACGGAAAATATTACAAAACCGATGTTGCTGATACTGAACAATTGCTAAGACTTATCCAATCCGTACCCTCACCCAAAGCCGAACCTTTTAAACTTTGGTTGGCTCAGGTAGGTAGCGAACGTTTGGACGAAATGCAAGACCCCGAAATTTCCATAGACCGAGCTTTACAACAATATCTTCAACTCGGGTATTCCGAAAATTGGATTAACCAACGGCTAAAAAGTATTGAAATTCGTAAAGAACTTACCGACGAGTGGAAAAAACGAGGTGTAAAAGAAGGACAACAATTCGCCACCCTAACCGATATTATTACCAAAACTTGGTCAGGCAAAACTACCAAAGAATACAAAGTTCTTAAAGGATTGAAAAAAGAAAATTTGCGAGATAATATGACTAACACGGAGCTTATTTTAAATATGTTAGCCGAAGCCTCTACCAAAGATATTTCACAAGTCACACAACCCGAAACCTTTGAGCAAAATATTGCTGTGGCTCAGCAGGGTGGTAATGTTGCCAAAGTTGCTCGAGAAGAGCTTGAAGCCCGAACAGGCAAAAAAGTAGTTTCTTCGGCAAGTGCAAAAAAAATGTTACAAAACAAAAATAATTCAAACAACAAATAA
- a CDS encoding efflux RND transporter periplasmic adaptor subunit: MKYINIQLIVSALVLLASCGKTKNPSVEEVIAKGSKTEIRQKRDEISAKIKELETQIASLDASLSKFPEEGSAQVLVSLLEVKDTLFNHFLELQGTIKTTQNITLNAEFGGVLERIHVQKGQNVQKGQLLASIQDGGISQQLAQLKIQAELAKTTFERQSRLWENKIGSEIQYLQAKSAYETQQSAVEQMQKQVAKANIYAPFSGVIDDVITDVGTVVAPGMPVLRLVNLSDMYLESEVPEQYIANVKKGSQAKVDISVLGEQLDTKISQVSNFINPANRSFKVEIRLPNKNNAIKPNMTARLQVNDYQNKEAILLPTDIISENAQGEQYVFLAKKGDNENQYVAERVVISTGKTQNGFTEILSGIQKGDKVIREGARSVQEGQRVSTL; the protein is encoded by the coding sequence ATGAAATACATTAACATTCAGCTTATTGTTTCCGCTTTGGTGTTGTTGGCATCGTGCGGAAAAACCAAAAATCCGTCGGTGGAAGAGGTCATCGCGAAGGGTTCAAAAACGGAAATCCGTCAGAAAAGAGATGAAATTTCTGCAAAAATAAAAGAACTCGAAACGCAAATCGCTTCCCTTGATGCTTCCCTCAGCAAATTCCCCGAAGAGGGGTCGGCTCAGGTGTTGGTATCGCTTTTGGAAGTGAAAGATACACTTTTCAACCACTTTTTGGAGTTGCAAGGAACGATAAAAACCACTCAAAATATCACCCTAAATGCGGAATTTGGAGGCGTTTTGGAAAGAATACACGTACAAAAAGGACAAAACGTGCAAAAGGGACAACTTTTGGCGTCAATTCAAGATGGAGGAATTTCCCAACAATTAGCTCAACTGAAAATCCAAGCCGAACTAGCAAAAACTACTTTTGAGCGTCAATCGCGATTGTGGGAGAATAAAATCGGGTCGGAAATTCAATATTTACAAGCCAAATCGGCTTACGAAACGCAACAAAGTGCTGTGGAACAAATGCAAAAACAGGTTGCCAAAGCCAATATTTACGCTCCGTTTTCGGGAGTAATCGACGATGTGATAACTGACGTGGGAACGGTGGTTGCCCCTGGAATGCCCGTACTTCGACTCGTAAACTTATCGGATATGTATTTGGAATCGGAAGTGCCTGAGCAGTACATCGCTAACGTGAAAAAAGGTTCACAAGCCAAAGTGGATATTTCCGTTTTGGGCGAACAACTCGACACCAAAATAAGCCAAGTTTCCAATTTTATCAATCCTGCAAATCGTTCATTTAAGGTTGAAATCCGTTTGCCTAACAAAAATAACGCTATCAAACCTAATATGACGGCTCGTTTGCAAGTAAATGATTATCAGAATAAAGAAGCTATCTTACTGCCAACGGATATCATTTCGGAAAATGCACAAGGCGAACAATATGTTTTTCTTGCCAAAAAAGGAGACAATGAAAATCAGTATGTTGCTGAGCGTGTTGTGATTTCTACCGGAAAAACGCAAAACGGATTTACCGAAATTCTGTCAGGAATTCAAAAAGGAGATAAGGTTATTCGCGAAGGAGCGAGAAGTGTGCAAGAAGGACAACGTGTTTCGACTTTGTAA
- a CDS encoding DUF7660 family protein: MNSNIHQIEVNTREDFAKFLEMLKNNLEHHPQDWENTTLPDFLDALSRYTEDIQQYYVNTNQHIDADIPNWSVFADIFKGAMLYE; the protein is encoded by the coding sequence ATGAACTCAAATATTCATCAAATAGAAGTAAACACCCGTGAGGATTTCGCAAAGTTTTTGGAAATGCTTAAAAATAATCTTGAACATCATCCGCAGGATTGGGAAAACACCACATTACCTGATTTTTTGGACGCTCTAAGCCGATATACAGAAGATATTCAGCAGTATTACGTCAACACCAATCAGCATATTGATGCAGATATTCCTAATTGGAGCGTTTTTGCCGATATTTTTAAAGGTGCAATGCTATACGAATAG
- a CDS encoding nitroreductase family protein, protein MNLKDILNYRRAVRLYDETQPIETEKVRECLELAQLAPTSSNMQLWEAYHVTDKSVLAKLTEACLSQSAAKTAQQMVVFVTRQDLYKERAKAILEFEKGNVQRNSPLERQAKRIKDRETYYGKLMPFLYRRCFGLLGWIRKIMVLSIGLFRPIVRQVSEAEVRTVVHKSCALAVQTFMIAMAEKQYDTCPLEGFDSKLVKKALKLPSDTEINMIITCGIRKDGGIWGERFRVPFEEIYHQV, encoded by the coding sequence ATGAACCTAAAAGATATATTAAACTACCGTCGTGCCGTGCGTTTGTATGACGAAACCCAACCCATTGAAACGGAAAAAGTCCGCGAATGTTTGGAATTGGCACAGCTCGCTCCCACAAGCTCCAATATGCAATTGTGGGAAGCCTATCACGTTACCGACAAATCCGTTTTGGCGAAACTAACCGAAGCCTGTTTGTCGCAAAGTGCTGCAAAAACGGCTCAGCAAATGGTGGTTTTCGTCACTCGGCAAGATTTATATAAAGAAAGAGCCAAAGCCATTTTGGAGTTTGAAAAAGGCAATGTACAACGCAACAGCCCTTTGGAAAGACAAGCCAAGAGAATAAAAGACCGAGAAACCTATTATGGCAAATTGATGCCTTTTTTATATCGCAGATGTTTCGGGCTATTAGGTTGGATTCGCAAAATAATGGTGCTGAGCATTGGACTATTTCGCCCGATAGTAAGGCAAGTTTCCGAAGCCGAAGTACGAACCGTAGTGCATAAAAGTTGTGCATTGGCAGTACAAACTTTTATGATAGCAATGGCAGAAAAACAATACGATACCTGTCCGTTAGAAGGATTTGATAGCAAATTGGTTAAAAAAGCGTTGAAACTTCCTTCCGATACAGAAATCAATATGATTATCACTTGTGGCATCCGAAAAGATGGCGGCATTTGGGGCGAAAGATTCCGTGTTCCGTTTGAAGAGATATATCATCAGGTGTAA